AGAGCTAAACACCGGGGGAGTCTTTGAGTCATTGGGTCTGTGCGTCGTCCTTTCGCCTGTTATCCTTACGGCTGCTGGGCAACATCACACATCGCTGGCGTCGGAAACTCACCCGATATCATAAGTGGCACTGATTTGATTTGCATGCAGCGTACTGTTGGGACTAAACTCAGTCGGCCCGCCCACAACTAGAGTGCCTAACTACCCGGACTAACTTAGGGACACCACACCACTTCGTTGGGCTTTGGTATTTCGTTCTTTCATTTATTATTTGGTGTGGAGGAAATGCGTCCGTGGACCAATCGCTTGGCAGCAGGCTTGCTCAACTTCCGGCATGGCGGCACAACGTTAAGTGCACGCGAGTGTTTTGCGGGTAAAGATCACAAAACAGCCACACACACCCACTTGCATACGGGACAAGAGCAGCACGTTCGTTGTACGGGCCTACTGAAGCGGAATTTGCgcgcaataacaacaacaacgagtTACGAGAACCAAtaccaaaaattaaaatgataCAGTATGTGGGTAGGAACGAACAAAAGATGAAGCTAAGAGTATGCAATAGGTCTGCAATAATGGGCATCAAAACTTTGACACATGCGACACTTGGCAATGTCGTcattttggcttttttggtaggaaaaataaaaagttacAAAATTATTGGCAAGAAGAAAAAAGGGGCAAAACGAGCCGTGGCGTTCTCATCTCGGCTCACTGCATGTAGCTTGCTGCATCATGTGGGTTGGGCTCTGAAAAGGTGCGACTGGTTAGTGATGTAGCCGGTTAGTGGGCGCCCTTGGCCCAGGGTTATGCAAGCAATCTAGTACGGGGAGGCTGATGGGACATGGGTTGATGGATGAACAGCCAGTGAGCCGCGACCGAGAGCGCCGCCGGATCGATTTCGCGTGACGTGGTGGAGACGACTGTTTGAACTGCTGTTTTGGATTTATTCAAGTGTACGGTAAATGTGGCATTGTGTACGTGTTTCTGACAGTGATAGCAGCAGTCGTCCAGCGGAATCTGAATACGAGCACCTACCTCGCGCCGGCGTTCTTCTTCGCGTATCTGCTCGCGCCGccgctccagctccagcaTCATTTCGCGCTCCATCTCAGCCTTGGCGGTCTCAACGCGTCGATTGACCTCCTGTTCGATTTCGTCGCGACGCTTCTCTAGCTCCTCCTCGACGCGCTTTTTTACCAGCATCTCTATGCGCTTGGCGGCTTCCTCTTCGATTGTCTTTTGCTCGAGCTCCTTCGCCCGACGCTGCCGCTCCATCTCGGCCAGGCGTTCGACTTGCATCTGGTTTTGCTGTAATGGTAGATCCTAGTTTAGTTGATTTCATCGAAACAGTTGTATCATAAGCGCAGCATGAGTGTTATTCCCGGAAAAATGTATGCATGGAATGCGTACTCATGGAGTGCTCAAGATGACACACTATGAACACTATCCACTTACCTCATCCAGCTTCTTAAAGCGGCTGCGCTTCTGTTTGCTCCGTTGCGACTCCTGCTCGGAGTACTGACTGTCGCTGCTCGACGAACTGGAGCGTTTTCGGGATTTCAGGATCGAGGGGGAGTGACGGTAGTCGCGCTCAGTGTGTCGGTCGCTGCGGTGTCTGTCCCGCTCGCGGTCCCTGTCCCGTTCGCGATGTCGTCCATGGTTGTTCACCTCCGAGGATTTGTCTC
This genomic stretch from Drosophila mauritiana strain mau12 chromosome 2L, ASM438214v1, whole genome shotgun sequence harbors:
- the LOC117135270 gene encoding UPF0430 protein CG31712 is translated as MGSRSRTPSPSGKRRHHKSKHKKRSKSHHDHERPSTRTDRDKSSEVNNHGRHRERDRDRERDRHRSDRHTERDYRHSPSILKSRKRSSSSSSDSQYSEQESQRSKQKRSRFKKLDEQNQMQVERLAEMERQRRAKELEQKTIEEEAAKRIEMLVKKRVEEELEKRRDEIEQEVNRRVETAKAEMEREMMLELERRREQIREEERRREEDEKQKREELEEILAENNRKIEEAQRKLAEERLAIIEEQRLMDEERQRMRKEQEKRVKEEQKVILGKNNSRPKLSFSLKPGAL